In Streptomyces sp. DG2A-72, one genomic interval encodes:
- a CDS encoding SpoIIE family protein phosphatase gives MTRSAEDTHRMPGRLAALLADASTEAVDAAGGRAGGVYLRSSTPGLLRLAVLSGLPGQLFRPWWRMHVDRPFPVADAYRLGVQVILPNATETMRRYPQFAAGLPFPFGSLYVPVVAAAGSAGSPGVYGVLTVLRPAARDATELLPVRDRLTRIAEELGADLRGLEAGAVPPVVWDGEPLCVRPPSASPATGRIARFAWDPATGAVEADERLRALLRGSDDAPSVRELADAVATPADAPRVLAALRETASGRPPSLPLYVRAEDGALRLMELWTAYDTPPEPPDLYRVRGVVLDPGPGAAADTAADLLPDGVFCLDRLGLVVYANPRATQLLRRSREELLGRSLWEAVPWMNQPACEDHLRSALLAPDPVHCHVRRPADDGGEFEGDWLAVSVYPGPDHLTCTLQPAGRITDSPAERASASGAPSMAPLYRPIVLAIALTEAVTARQVSAVVMRELLPAFGGRRLAIYLLQDRHLYLAWETGFPAGFLAPFEGVGLDAHLPGVETLTAGRPLFFDSMEDLSATYPGIPLDATEGARAFLPLIASGRPVGSCILGFDRPRSFSSEERTVLTALAGLIAHAMEKAQRYESEAALARGLQQALLPRRLSSHPGVETAGRYLPGTQGMEVGGDWYDVVEAGDGLALVIGDVQGHGVQAAATMGQLRSAVRAFALGGRPPDEVMSGVNRLLIDLDPGQFASCCYIRLDPATGAVQAARAGHPPPLLRDPDGSTHVLHLPGGVVLGVDPHADYPVTELRLEPGAVLALYTDGLVERPGADIDVGITELRVALAKSGAPAGRPLTGIADRLTARARHARDRPDDIALLLATRRSASP, from the coding sequence ATGACTCGGAGCGCCGAGGACACGCACCGGATGCCCGGACGGCTCGCCGCGCTGCTGGCCGACGCCTCGACGGAGGCGGTCGACGCGGCCGGCGGTCGCGCCGGCGGGGTCTATCTGCGCTCCAGCACGCCCGGGCTGCTGCGCCTGGCGGTGCTCTCCGGCCTGCCCGGGCAGCTGTTCCGTCCGTGGTGGCGGATGCACGTCGACCGCCCGTTCCCCGTCGCAGACGCCTATCGGCTCGGCGTGCAGGTGATCCTGCCGAACGCCACGGAGACGATGCGCCGCTACCCCCAGTTCGCGGCCGGGCTGCCGTTCCCGTTCGGCTCGCTGTACGTGCCCGTCGTGGCGGCGGCCGGATCGGCCGGCTCGCCAGGGGTGTACGGCGTCCTGACCGTCCTGCGCCCCGCCGCCCGGGACGCCACCGAACTCTTGCCCGTCCGCGACCGCCTCACCCGGATCGCCGAGGAACTGGGGGCGGACCTGCGGGGCCTGGAGGCCGGGGCCGTCCCGCCGGTCGTCTGGGACGGTGAACCGCTGTGCGTACGGCCGCCGAGCGCATCCCCTGCCACGGGGCGCATCGCCCGGTTCGCCTGGGATCCGGCGACCGGGGCCGTGGAGGCGGACGAGCGTCTGCGCGCCCTGCTGCGCGGGTCGGACGACGCCCCGTCCGTGCGGGAGCTCGCCGACGCGGTGGCCACACCGGCCGACGCGCCCCGCGTCCTGGCCGCGCTGCGGGAGACGGCTTCCGGCAGACCTCCGTCGCTGCCGCTGTACGTGCGGGCCGAGGACGGGGCGCTGCGGCTGATGGAGCTCTGGACGGCGTACGACACACCGCCCGAGCCCCCGGACCTGTACCGGGTGCGAGGCGTCGTGCTGGATCCGGGTCCCGGCGCGGCGGCGGACACGGCCGCCGACCTCCTGCCGGACGGCGTGTTCTGCCTGGACCGGCTGGGGCTGGTGGTGTACGCCAATCCGCGGGCCACGCAGTTGCTGCGCCGGTCGCGGGAGGAACTGCTGGGCCGCTCCCTGTGGGAGGCCGTGCCCTGGATGAACCAGCCGGCGTGCGAGGACCATCTGCGCAGCGCCCTGCTGGCACCGGATCCGGTGCACTGTCACGTCCGGCGGCCCGCGGACGACGGCGGGGAGTTCGAGGGCGACTGGCTCGCCGTGTCGGTGTATCCGGGCCCGGACCACCTGACCTGCACGCTCCAGCCGGCCGGACGGATCACGGACTCGCCGGCCGAGCGCGCCTCGGCGTCCGGCGCCCCGTCCATGGCTCCGCTGTACCGGCCCATCGTCCTCGCCATCGCGCTGACGGAGGCGGTCACCGCCCGCCAGGTGTCCGCGGTGGTGATGCGGGAGCTGCTGCCCGCGTTCGGCGGGCGCCGGCTCGCCATCTACCTGCTCCAGGACCGGCACCTGTACCTGGCGTGGGAGACCGGCTTCCCGGCGGGGTTCCTCGCCCCCTTCGAAGGGGTGGGCCTGGACGCGCACCTGCCCGGTGTGGAGACGCTGACCGCGGGCCGGCCGCTGTTCTTCGACTCGATGGAGGATCTGTCCGCCACGTACCCGGGAATTCCGCTCGACGCCACGGAAGGGGCCCGTGCCTTCCTGCCGTTGATCGCCTCCGGCCGCCCGGTCGGCTCCTGCATCCTCGGCTTCGACCGCCCCCGCAGCTTCAGCTCCGAGGAACGGACGGTGCTCACCGCGCTCGCCGGGCTGATCGCGCACGCCATGGAGAAGGCCCAGCGTTACGAGAGCGAGGCGGCCCTCGCCCGCGGACTGCAGCAGGCCCTCCTCCCCCGGCGCCTGTCGTCGCATCCAGGAGTGGAGACGGCAGGGCGCTATCTGCCGGGTACGCAGGGCATGGAGGTGGGCGGCGACTGGTACGACGTCGTGGAGGCCGGGGACGGGCTCGCCCTGGTCATCGGGGACGTCCAGGGGCACGGGGTGCAGGCGGCGGCCACGATGGGGCAACTGCGCAGCGCCGTACGGGCGTTCGCGCTCGGCGGGCGTCCGCCGGACGAGGTCATGAGCGGCGTCAACCGGCTGCTGATCGACCTCGATCCGGGACAGTTCGCGAGCTGCTGCTACATCCGCCTCGACCCGGCGACCGGTGCCGTCCAAGCGGCTCGCGCGGGACATCCGCCGCCGCTGCTGCGTGACCCGGACGGCAGCACGCACGTCCTGCATCTGCCCGGCGGTGTCGTGCTCGGCGTCGACCCGCACGCCGACTATCCGGTGACGGAGCTGCGGCTGGAGCCGGGCGCCGTCCTCGCGCTCTACACGGACGGCCTGGTCGAGCGGCCCGGCGCCGACATCGACGTCGGCATCACGGAACTGCGCGTGGCCCTCGCCAAGTCGGGTGCGCCGGCCGGCCGGCCGCTGACGGGCATCGCCGACCGGCTCACCGCGCGGGCCCGGCACGCCCGCGACCGCCCGGACGACATCGCGCTGCTGCTGGCCACGCGCCGGTCCGCAAGCCCGTGA
- a CDS encoding PP2C family protein-serine/threonine phosphatase: protein MNTSERDAVEDDRAVRPAAASADRFALAERAVAAIGTTLDERRTGAELAAFLAEVLCDAVAVDLFPQDREPDAPPDSLRPVAAAGRRDLLDDLRRTPRGEVLVRALDAGRPLTASFTRAGGNRLAALSVPLLAWDRAFGVVLAVRTNRVFTDDEAAVAHYAARLAAAHLHHAAEHYAARKTVLNLQEVLLLAPSQPHPNLDMATRYLPLGSGALVGGDWYETVRLHYGRTLLVIGDVMGHGLDAAVDMNAYRSMLRYVASTDLPPHRILRQMDTSMSEDSNRRPATCLLALLDPARGTVAFSSAGHLPPAVFHRDGTGELIELPVGPPLGTGFSDYDSATVPLTPDDTLLMFTDGLVERRDEDIDTSLARLARLHVKPDLDVSHLLDEVLDRLGADAADDDVAALAARLRHPVG from the coding sequence ATGAACACGTCGGAAAGGGATGCGGTGGAAGACGACCGGGCTGTCCGACCCGCAGCGGCCTCGGCCGACCGGTTCGCCCTCGCGGAACGGGCCGTGGCCGCCATCGGCACGACTCTCGACGAACGCAGGACGGGCGCCGAACTGGCCGCCTTCCTCGCCGAGGTGCTCTGTGACGCCGTGGCCGTCGACCTGTTCCCGCAGGACCGGGAGCCGGACGCCCCGCCGGATTCCCTGCGGCCCGTGGCGGCGGCGGGCCGGCGCGATCTGCTGGACGACCTGCGCCGGACTCCGCGCGGCGAGGTCCTGGTCCGGGCTCTGGACGCGGGCCGCCCCCTCACCGCGTCGTTCACCCGGGCGGGCGGCAACCGGCTGGCCGCGCTGTCCGTGCCGCTCCTGGCCTGGGACCGGGCCTTCGGCGTGGTCCTCGCCGTCCGCACCAACCGTGTCTTCACCGACGACGAGGCGGCCGTGGCCCACTACGCCGCCCGCCTGGCCGCCGCTCACCTCCACCACGCCGCCGAGCACTACGCGGCCCGCAAGACCGTCCTCAACCTGCAGGAGGTCCTGCTCCTCGCACCCAGTCAGCCGCACCCGAACCTGGACATGGCCACCCGCTACCTCCCCCTCGGCAGCGGCGCCCTCGTGGGCGGCGACTGGTACGAGACCGTACGGCTGCACTACGGCCGCACCCTCCTCGTCATCGGCGACGTCATGGGCCACGGCCTGGACGCCGCCGTCGACATGAACGCCTACCGGTCGATGCTGCGCTACGTCGCCTCCACCGATCTGCCCCCGCACCGGATCCTGCGCCAGATGGACACCTCGATGTCCGAGGACAGCAACCGCAGGCCCGCGACCTGTCTGCTCGCCCTCCTGGACCCCGCGCGCGGGACCGTCGCCTTCTCCAGCGCGGGCCATCTGCCACCCGCCGTCTTCCACCGGGACGGCACCGGCGAGCTGATCGAGCTACCCGTCGGCCCGCCCCTCGGCACCGGCTTCTCCGACTACGACTCGGCCACCGTGCCGCTGACCCCCGACGACACCCTGCTGATGTTCACCGACGGTCTCGTCGAACGCCGCGACGAGGACATCGACACCTCCCTCGCCCGGCTGGCCCGCCTTCATGTGAAGCCCGACCTCGACGTCTCCCACCTGCTCGACGAGGTCCTCGACCGCCTGGGCGCCGACGCGGCGGACGACGACGTCGCCGCGCTGGCGGCACGCCTGCGACACCCGGTCGGGTGA
- a CDS encoding MBL fold metallo-hydrolase → MFFVDTIEVTGLGNRGYLAGGERTAVAVDPPRDVDRVIAAAARRGVRISHVVETHVHNDYVTGGPELARLTGAAYLVPAAARISVGHIPVHDGDTMVVAAEDALTLRALATPGHTPHHTSYVLEEHGAVVAVFTGGSLLIGTVGRPDLVEPRLTADLARAQHASVHRLAAELPDDTEVLPTHGFGSFCASGTADGTATTIGKEKTANAALTRDADTFVADLLAGLDDVPAYYAHMGPANAAGPAPVDLTPPAVAGADEIAERLAAGEWVVDLRNRVAFADGHVAGSLNFEAEGQLATYLAWLIPWRKPVTLLAESSAQLAAAQRELVRVGVDRPAAAATGDPSAWVRRGKTPASFPRATFADLAAQRRTRDMVVLDVRRSSERAAGFVEGSLHIPLHTLHRRLAEVPAGEVWVHCAGGMRAAIAASLLDAAGRDVVAVDDTFAAAEQAGLTVRGRLGSEQRR, encoded by the coding sequence GTGTTCTTCGTCGACACCATCGAGGTGACAGGACTCGGCAACCGCGGCTATCTGGCGGGCGGCGAACGGACGGCGGTGGCCGTCGATCCGCCACGGGACGTGGACCGGGTGATCGCGGCGGCGGCCCGGCGCGGCGTGCGGATATCCCACGTCGTCGAGACGCACGTCCACAACGACTACGTCACCGGCGGCCCGGAACTGGCCCGACTCACGGGCGCCGCGTACCTCGTCCCGGCCGCCGCCCGGATCTCCGTCGGCCACATCCCCGTCCACGACGGGGACACCATGGTCGTCGCCGCCGAAGACGCCCTGACCCTGCGTGCACTGGCCACGCCCGGACACACCCCGCACCACACCTCGTACGTCCTCGAAGAACACGGCGCCGTCGTCGCGGTGTTCACCGGTGGTTCGCTGCTCATCGGCACCGTCGGCCGCCCCGACCTGGTCGAACCGCGCCTCACCGCAGACCTGGCCCGCGCCCAGCACGCGTCGGTCCACCGCCTCGCGGCCGAACTCCCGGACGACACGGAGGTGTTGCCCACCCACGGCTTCGGCAGCTTCTGCGCCTCCGGCACGGCCGACGGCACGGCCACGACGATCGGCAAGGAGAAGACGGCCAACGCGGCGCTCACCCGCGACGCCGACACCTTCGTCGCCGACCTGTTGGCCGGTCTCGACGACGTCCCCGCCTACTACGCGCACATGGGCCCCGCCAACGCCGCGGGCCCCGCACCCGTCGACCTCACCCCGCCCGCCGTGGCGGGCGCCGACGAGATCGCCGAGCGCCTGGCCGCGGGGGAGTGGGTGGTCGACCTGCGCAACCGGGTCGCGTTCGCCGACGGGCATGTCGCGGGCTCGCTCAACTTCGAGGCCGAAGGACAGCTCGCCACCTATCTGGCCTGGCTGATCCCGTGGCGCAAGCCGGTGACGCTTCTCGCCGAGTCCTCTGCTCAACTGGCTGCCGCACAGCGTGAGTTGGTCCGCGTCGGCGTGGACCGCCCGGCCGCCGCGGCGACCGGCGATCCATCGGCCTGGGTGCGCCGGGGGAAGACCCCGGCCTCGTTCCCGCGCGCCACCTTCGCCGACCTCGCCGCACAGCGCCGGACGCGGGACATGGTCGTACTGGACGTCCGCCGGTCCTCCGAACGCGCCGCGGGCTTCGTCGAGGGCTCGCTCCACATCCCCCTGCACACCCTCCACCGGCGGCTCGCGGAGGTTCCGGCGGGCGAGGTGTGGGTGCACTGCGCGGGCGGCATGCGCGCCGCCATCGCCGCCTCCCTGCTGGACGCGGCGGGCCGTGACGTCGTCGCGGTGGACGACACGTTCGCCGCCGCCGAGCAGGCCGGACTCACGGTCCGTGGGCGGCTCGGCAGCGAGCAGCGTCGATGA
- a CDS encoding rhodanese-like domain-containing protein codes for MSRLRYGPGRITASEAAHRTHPAATATSVLLDVRETDEWQAGHAPWAIHLPLSTLSSQVRLPPEARDRHLVVICRSGNRSRQAAELLTAQGAGAVDVIGGMRDWATAGLPVVDQHGEDGTVT; via the coding sequence ATGAGCAGACTCCGCTACGGCCCCGGCCGGATCACCGCCTCCGAGGCCGCCCACCGCACCCACCCCGCTGCCACCGCAACGTCCGTGCTGCTCGACGTACGGGAAACGGACGAATGGCAGGCGGGCCATGCCCCCTGGGCGATCCACCTGCCCCTTTCCACGCTGAGTTCACAGGTACGACTGCCTCCCGAGGCCCGGGACAGGCATCTGGTCGTCATCTGCCGCTCGGGCAACCGCTCCCGGCAGGCCGCCGAACTGCTCACCGCACAGGGCGCGGGCGCCGTCGACGTGATCGGCGGCATGCGGGACTGGGCGACGGCCGGCCTGCCCGTGGTCGACCAGCACGGCGAGGATGGCACCGTCACGTGA